The genomic DNA GCGACCAAACCAGCTGGATCACCACATCAGGGCAAACACTCTCAAACTGTAAccacacatgcaaacatactatgagaaaaaaagataaagagcatgagaaacaaagagaagaTGAAACACCGTGATGCTGCATCCTCCCAAAATTACAAGCTTGCAACACCAGGTCTGTGTCAGTATATGCATTTATATATTATACAGCTCCCTGTTCACGCACCTCTGAAGCTCTGTAGAACCAGCTACCCGAGACTCAAGACATGCGAAGAGCAGGAGCGCTAAAATCAGCAGTGTTATCAgcttaaattaattaataacgGGGAGTCTTACGTAAAGATAGTATCTATCTGATCGGAAttaaattcacttttttttctttgtttgttttatacttCAAGAGAAGGGGTGGATCATAAAGATAACCTCTTACTAAATGTTTATCTAGAAGAGCTTGAGGCTTAAGTTAATATTTGGGGAATGTGGAAACCAGATAAGATAAATATGTAGCTTTAATTCATTGGTTTGGGAAAAGAAATAATAGGGATTATACAGGGTGGGAAAGcagcatttatatttatatatatttatttataaatattttggcATACACTCTCTGAGAACACGTTGCCATGTTACAATCCAAAATACTGTCCAAGTACCTCAGAAGATTCATCTTTTCTCACTCCACCAGGCAGACTGCCTGCAGCTGTCCAGCCGAGTGAGAGAAAGTGAGTCGGAGCACAGCTCTGTCTCTAAAATGTGAAaacagtccttttttttttctcctttcttttggTAACATTCCTGCCTCCAGTATTTAGTTCCAGTCTTGCACCTCTTCACAGATACTCAGAAAtagcttcttttttcttttccccatcCCCATTCAAAATCTCCCTCTCAGTTCTTTAAATGAAGATTTCCACTGCCTCCGAATCCAGCTCATCCAGGCCTCTGAAGGGGTTTAATAGCAACTTCTTAGGCGCTGCCTTGtctggagaaaaagaaaacaaacaaagaagacatGGATAATTATTTAAGTGTTTTAAGGCTAAGACCAGCAGAAAGAAAAGTCCTTGATGCATTTCAGTTAGCTGTGGCTAAAGGTTAACAGACGTTTTCCACAGTCAAACAGGCCACTCTACTGAGCGTGCTCAGTCAACAAAACTACATTATTTCCTAACTGTGCACATTCCACAGGGCCCACATTATGAACCATGGCCTACACACATGGTATCTGACTGGTTGGTTATTCCACAGCATGGTTAATCAATATGCACTTCCATGAAGTCGAGGCCAAAAATGCCTTTTATGTGTACAGCTGTACTGGGGTATAAATTTGTGCAGGATTGCTGCTTTTTTTGGCTTACTGACCCATCGTTCATACATGATAAGGTGCTTACCACTGTTGAGCTTAGTTGTACTGGCTGCCTCTTTGGTTTTGGTTCCCTCCGCCTGCCTTTCTAGCGTCCCAGGTTCAGACTGAGGAGAGAGCTGACGACTGGGCAAAGTCTGATCATCTGAAAGACTCTTACCTACGAGAAAGCGTCACAGAAGATGTCAGCATGTGCACCTTTATATTTCAAACCTTTCAGACAAAAATGTATGTCTTTGGATCAAAAATGGCAAATTTGTGCTCCTCACCTCGTGTCTTAGTGTTGCTCTTTGTGGGGCTGATGGAGGGAGTGGAGGAGGCAGGTCGGAGGGTTGCCCCCGCTGCATTCAGGAGGTTTTCAGGTGGACTTTGCTCGTCCTTTCGACCCTGGTCCTGGTGCAGCCGCTGGTTGAGGATTTTGATCACGGCATCTTTTTCCAAAATCTGAGCATAGAGGGCACGGATCCTGATGCAGAGCAGAAAAAACATGTCAGAAAGCTGGTAACCAAAtaatggatgaaaaaaaaagaggcaaatcCTGAAGGCTTGTTTGAAATCAAAAAGGGGGTTGATAAATAGTAGGTATGCACCTGTTCTCCATCTCCTGGTTCCTGTGGTCGGCGACTGGCAGGTCCTCGTTGAAGCTGTTGTTGGAGGAGTGGCAGGGCgagtggttaatgattgtggtGTCCCTGGAACAGAAAAAGAACATTTCCTGGGCTTAATTCAAGCTTGAATGAGCTAAACTGAGCATTTGTATACATGAATTCCCAGCATTCATCAGAAGGAGAATGAGACACCAAGCTACATCCGTCTTTACCTCTGGGCAGCGGCAGTGGCAGCCACCTCCATGGCAAACTGCCTCATGGTGCTCTCTTCCAGATACTTCTGCTCCCAGCGCACCACGTCGGCTTCGAGGGCAAGGATTCGCTCCTCACGCTCCCGCAGGCGCTCTTGGAGTGAGTTCATGGTCATTCCAGGGGGCTGTGACTGCCTCTGTGATAAAGAGATAAAGTATTTGAGATAGatcctaaaaaacaaacaaaaaactgccgTCATATATGACCAAGAACAAAGGCTTTACCTGTTGTGCCCTCAGACTCCTCAGCTCCTGCTCTAGTCGTGTCCTCAGCTTCATCTCCAGGCTCTCCCTCTTCTCACAGGTGGACTGGAGCTGAGCCAGCGCGCTCTGAAGCCTCTCCACCTTTTCTACATAcgccctcttcctcctcagctcctcctcGAGCTGGCGACCTCGTCCTCGAGCCGTCTCCAGGGCGTCCTCGAGTCGTTTGGCCCTGAGGTTCTGCTCCTCAGCTGTGGCTCGCAGCCGCTGCAGCTCCCTCTCCATGCGCTCCCGCTCGGCATTCTGCTCCTCATCTGaatcaaaagaaaaagtaaacacGGTCAGATGAAGAGCATTACAGGATTAGAGTCAAAGTGTGTTGGACAGAATGGAagtgaaagttttttttcaaacttttcTCAAGTCTTTTCTGAAAAAGTACGGAAAGCTAATCCGCAATTATCCCTCCTAAAACCGAATAAGTATCCGAGTTTTTGCATGGTGGCCAGTGTTCTTCATTTAGTGAAGCACTCCCGGAATGCTGAGAGCAGGAAGGGGGAGAAATCTGCCCTATCCCTTTGACCCACATAGCACAGAGCATTCCTCATCAAGGCCATGCAAGCACCACAACCCCGCTTGAAAATCAAACTCACACACAGGTGGTGGTgaaggaggtggtggtggtggtggtggtggtggtggggggtgggggtggggtgggggacTTCATTTCTACCACTTGCACTGCTGCTCTGTGATTTAGAAGGgcttcatttcattttgcaAGGAGGTGCATGGATTGAATTCCCTATTATAAAGCCTTCTTACCAAATAAGCTGAAGTTATGTAAGTGAAATTCCTGCATGAAATGATGCCCTTAGCAACAGAAGGGGGCCCATGGTATGCTACAATCCAGTCCAATCAAGCATGCCGATTCTAGAGgatgaaaaggaggaggagtggAGAGGAAACTAGCCCAACAAAACGACATACTTACTTTGTTCAAGGAGCTTCGCCATGATGTTCTGGTTATGGTCGGCTGCCTTGACCTCTTTTGCAACATGGGTCCTAGCATTTTCCAGGTTTTCTGTGATGCAGCAAAGTGTAATCAATTAGACTAATTTAAAAAACCTTGGACCTGCTTGAGCTGGTGTCACTGAATACTGCAGTTTGGTGTCAGTACCTCtaaggtctctgttgaaatcctgCAGCCTCCTGACTTCAGCCACAAGCCTCCTCCTCAGTGTCTGTTCCAAGTTCTCTCTCTTATTGCTGGCCTCCCTCAGTGTCTCATAGGCCTCTGAAATACGCTGGATCTCCTGCTCCAACTGCAACGGAAGGACGAGGGGGAGGGGGAAGATATAGGAGGGttggaaaagaggaagaaaggagAAGAGAAGGAATTTTGGGTTAACCTACTTTACATGCTGAagaggagctggaatgttgatTCATGCTGTTATAGCACACAGATACATATATGGGTTCACATGAATGTATGTGAATAAAgcacactctgtgtgtgtgtgtgtgtgtgtgtgtgtgtgtgtgtgtgtgtgtgtgtgtgtgtgaacatgtgTGTGGTGTAATTCTGAGAAGGAATTTAAGCCCGCACCACTCCCTTTGCGACTGATTTATATCTACATTCCTGAGGGCTGATAGCTTCAGTTCCAGGTGTGTGAGCACACAGgagcatgcacatacacacacacacacacacacaaaggctctctctctctctcacacacacacacacacacacacacacatacagaactGGGAAGGCTGCCAGCGGAGGGAAGGTGTGCATGCCTGTGCCTGGCTTGCGGAAAACGGCAAAGAGACACCCACCATTACGGCAGTCACACAGGCATGTTTACCCAGGGCTGCGGCCTGACGGAGAAAACTTTCCAACCCTGGCAATTATCATTCTTTAAGGTTGAGACAAGGCAAGGGCCATGTGACATAACTCCAGCAGAGAGcaaaatggattttttttaaagcataaatTGGCTAAAATATCAAATGTCACCGAAGTGGTTTCCACCACGTTGAACGAGTAAATATCTCATTTTAGGAGCCGGTTTGGTCTGACACTCAgtcacaaaaagcaaaaacatggctgtaaaCGCAGCACTGTTTTAAAAGGGAGAACATGGAAAAAGTGGTGCTGGGTacgaaaacaaaaaagacctttcactttttaagggCAGCCCGACACTTGACTGCTGTAGACCCCCACCCAAGCACTCATTAACCGTGTGGGGGTCGAAACCCAACTGGCTGCTGTGTGACAAGCCCCAGATTAGACTGAAAATCTATGGTCtccgcacgcgcacacacatacacgcacacttTTTGACCTCCACTAGGTTAGCTACACAATGAAAGGAGTGTGTAAACACAGTAGCAGGCTGTGACCTCTGTTTGTGCCTCTGTGGTGTGGAAGGAAGCAGCTGCTGATCTCATCTGTCTGCCCTGATGAGGGAGTGTGCCTGGGGTTGGATATCAGGGAAGCAACTGTTAACTGGGCTTGTGTTTCATAGACAGGTGGCTCAGATGGAGGGTGTTGTCTGGATGCTCTCCAAATTCCTTTGGGATTTTCATGACTTAATGGTGTGGCAATCCTTTCCTTTGTGttgaatgtatttaaaaattaaagataTTGacagaaacctttttttttttttaagtacttgTAAAATATTCTAGTTTATCTCAGTTGTGgaccagtgagagatgaagctTTTCTGTTCTTCTCACCTTTTGAATACGGCCGCTCTTCTCCCTGTGAGCCTCCAGTTCTTGTCTCAGCCTCTCATTCTccatcagcagcagctccacCTGGTTGGGCTCCTCcaagccagcaggtggcaggCTGTTGAATGTGTCGTAGCAGGGGGGTTCTGCTGGCTGACCAGACTGGACATACCTAAGAGATACCCGCATACATTAGAGGACACTCTAGCTGAATCACACTTTTAATAGAATATAAATATGAGAAAGAGCTTTTTTTATATAGCATGACATCTAACGTATCACTATGTATGAATTTATACGCAGGCCAGCCGGCTCCAGTAAAGAATCTAAAAGCCTGTATGTGGAACATACTCAAACTATCCTAGGCAACGCAAGTATGCGAAACTCTCCTTTAGCAGCATGCCAAACATTACGAATACCTACATGGCTGGACTTGTTCTCCGGTGCGGATTTCAAAGAGGAAATATGAATAAGTATTCAGACTGCGGTGTGACTCACACTAAAAGTATGTGTTTACGCATGTGAAACACAATGGTGCCACTGGGCGGGCTCTTGTGAGAAAATTTACACCGGAGTGCATGATGTAATGTTAAAGTTGCTTAAACTCCTTCTGGTACCTGTGCTGCTGAGGCTGCACTGGCTCCTGGACCTGGTGAGGGATAAATCCTTGGCCCTGGATGGGGGCTGAGTACTCTGGGGGTGGGTTGCATTTGTCCATGTTTGGCCCCAGGCCCTGGTAGCATTGCGGGCTGTAGTAAGGAAGCTCAGGGTAGCTGTGAGAGGTAATCTTTATGGCTTCTGCTTTAGCTGCTGTGTCTTTCCTCTCCAGAGATATCTGCATGCGATGCTCGCTGAGAGACCGCACATGGCTGCACTTTAGCGCCATCAGATCAGCCTCTTCGTGGAAGACCCCCTCATGCAGAAGCTTTCCCTCATGGAGCTGCCAAGCCATGTACTGAGACTGAGCCTTGGCTTGCTCATAGGTTGGCAGCTTCTCCCCATGCAGCTGGTAGCCACTTTCTGAGTGATGGTAGTCTCCCTGGTGCTCTTGGCCCTGCGGTTCCTGCCTCGCAGAGAGCTGAGGGTAGAGAGGATCCTCCTGGGTGAGACTCTCCAAAGAAGATTGTGGGCTACTGCTCATGTCGCCCCCACTGCTGGGTCCACTGTTGCTTCCACTGCCTCCCCGCAGGGCCTGCTGCTGGATGGCTAATAAGGTACGGGTGTCTGTGGGGTTTCCGTAGCGGAGCTGCTCCTGGATGAGCCGATGCAGGACGTTGCCGGACGACTCCTCAGTGGACGACATACTGCTTTGTGAACTTGGTGATTATCTCTTTGAATCAGTTGACTTTTTCCTCAgtgaaaatattaaaagaaatcaGCTGTGAACCTGGAACAGAGGGGCGAGAGAGTAAAGTAGGATCAGTCTGAGGTGGCAGTGAGATCAGACGAGAATAAAGCTGAGGCAGGCTTTCACAATAGCAGCAACACTTTAAACACAAAGTCATTAAATATGGTTATTTATTAGAAAACAGTGTGGCAATGAGTCTATGTTACCAACAGCGACAAAATGGAGATGTGGACATATTTTATCACTGCAGGCAAAAAGTGCATGCGCCAAAAATTCCACTCTCACGGTGGAGCAAAAGCGCACAAAACCACCACGTAAAACACTCCACAGCTCTACTTTCCTCTTTaatacattgtaagtaactttTCATCAAAATACAATTCCCAAAGATTCAACGAGAAGTTTTACTGTAGCGACtcaagagaaaacagaaagaaaggggggaaaagaCGCTCTTACCAGCTCACGCTCTCATCATAACCCAACGTTATCCTCGACTTCGAAGTAAAAATAGTTCCACTATTGGCATCAGCTTTTTTTGAAGTTAAACGTGTCTCATTTCCCCCCTGAACGTGTTGCCGCGATCCTCTCTTGCTGTGAAATGATTGTGGAGAGAGCAAGCGGCGATAATAAGTAACCGAGGAGGGACTGAGGTCGGAATGCCAGGAATGCAAAACGCGAGGTCCCTCGGGGATCAAAAGCGTAAAAACCACacgggaggagggaggagggaagCTGCAGTGCGCTTTATTATTACCAACGAGGAAAGGAAGAGAAGTATAGGAAAGGAATGAGCATTTTGTTTCACTAAACTGTGAGCTACTTGATAAACAGCAGCAGTTATGACTCCTTCAGTGATGCAAAAGTATGCGAATCATTCACTTTAGTTCAATTAAAAACATACTACACTGCATATACTGCACCATTAACAGCATGGATAATTAACGCACATACTCAGTAGGCCAACTGAACGTATAGAAATGTATAATTATAATAGTTTTATGTTTCTTGTAATCGTTGGTGATGCATGTGAAACTCTGCTTCTGAAAAaagctgggatggtccatttaaAATAGTAAAAAGACATCATTTGAATTGTTTAAACTGAGACTTGTCATTGCTTTTTATGTTAAATTTATTGTCAATCTGAATTTGATGCCAGTAGCACTTCAGAGTATGCATGTATGTTTGCCACTTTATTACATCACCTAACAGCACCTTTTAAGCATTCAAGAATTCCACAGAGCTCTAGTTTTGAAAATGAACTGGTAACCACTCTGACTTGATTATTGCTGAAAGGTCTGGTTccctacatttttatttttttcacttcatAATATGCCAGATGTTTTCAATGGGTGACAGACTCAGATTCCTGTCAGGCCAGGCTGTTTTATTGGGGAGCCATGTTGGAAAACATCCTCAGTGTCATTTGGCATTGTTTTGCTGAAATAAGCAAGGCCTGAAGACATCATctgagtggaaacacaaaagtCATATGAACTTAATGAGTTACACCTTGATAGTATGGGGTTGAACCCTTGCTTGCGGTCAGAGCTGCTTTAATTCTacgtggcacagattcaacaaggtgctggaaacattcctgagatattttggtccatgttgatgCACATTTGATGTGAATCTCGGGTTCCAATGAATCCCAAACAATTGAGATCTGCTgattgtggaggccatttgagtacagtgaactcactgtcatgttcaagaaacatgtttgagatgatttgagctttgtgacatggtgcacTGTCCTGCTGGAAGAGGTCATCAGTAGAtgggcacccagtgtggtcttctgctgctgtagcccatctactTTAAGGTTTGCCATGCTGtgcgttcagagatgctcttctccATATCTTGGTTGTAAGCTAATGATTGTTTGAATCACTGTTTTACCTGTTggatcaacaaggcattttcacgcAGAGAcgtgctgctcactggatatgttctctttttcagaccattctctgtaaaccttagagatggttggggggggggggggggggggggggaatcccagtagatcactagttcctgaaatactcagaccagccaaCAGCCATGCCAGgttcaaagtttttatttaagcGAGACACTGCggtggtggtgcagtggttaccATTGTTGCTGCAATCACTGCACAAAGGTCCTGGGTTCTGATCCAGCCTGGGCCTATCTGTGtgatgtttgcatgttctctgtgTGGGCTTACTCTGTATACTGCACAGTTCAAAGATGTGCATaaggttaggttaactggcaacTATAggtgtctgtctctatgtgttaggtCTGTGACAGATTGGTAACCTGTCCATGGTAAGCATCACTTTTCTCCCTGTGACAGCCCCAACCTTGAACCTGAGCTGGATAGTCGGAAGGAAATGGATGGCTGTTCAGTTCTAACATCTGAAACTTTGTGAGTTTTCTATGTTCAATTAAATTTTGGTTTCAAATGTGTTTATCTGCTTTTGACATGCTTCccaactgaaaaataaatgtagtgGTGGGGGGAGGAAGTGCTTCATCaatcttaaataaaaaatgctcaTCGAGGGGTCATTTGGAGGTTTGCTGTGTAAACACTGtgcatttgcaaaaaaaaaaaaaaaaaaaaaatagcagttaatttttattaattccTTTGCATAATTCTTGTTGGAAATTTGTAAAAGgcctgctttaaaaataaagctttaCCTTGAGTTTTTATTATTAACACACTGACTTTCCTACTAGTACTTTAACTTTTTACTAGACCAAAGCGTAGCTTATTGCAGCTGCTTCACATGAATAATAACTAGTGCTATTTATGAAATCTTTGTGTAAAAATGAAATAGTCTAAAATATTGCACTGTGAAATACAATGAAATCTCCTAAAATTGGTCTCCTAAAAACTTTTTATCCCTGGGCTGTAGAAATCTAGGCTCCTGGTATTCACTACAGGCCACCATGGGCTGATAAAAACTCTGCTGGTGCACATGTTTTGAAGCTGTTACATGCCTtaaatgtgtgcgtgtgcctGTGTGGTACATGTGTGGGACAGATGTCCCCTGGAATCCCGAGTCTTTGTAGCCCCACTACTACAAACATAATGACTCGTTGTACCTAACATCGTGCAAGCAAAAGCCCGGAGGATGCCATGCAGTGGCACAGCTTTACAGTCCAAATCTGAACATTACCACTAAGATAGGTCTGAGAAAAGCGGGATAGACCTGACCACgatacaaatttaaaatgtgtctgTTACAGGGCTGGAGCATCCATGCTTGTTTCCTTAAAGGGATACGCTTTCCGCCTCGAGGGAGAAAGCAAATCTTTATGGCAGGCTTTATTTCTGTCAGAGCCAAAAGACAACCCTGAGCTACTATTTATTACCTGCTAGGGCCTAACGGCTGCTATATTGAGGACTTTAGACATGACTCTGGCTTTTATTATGGGGCCTTTAAATAGCAGACATTTTAGTCATAACAGGCGATTCATATCTCCAAGCAGCAGGCGCAGAGTGCAACAGATGCTATCCTGCCTCTGTATATTCCACATTTTCCCACCAAAATccccatcaaaaacaaaaaacaattgcAAACTGCGAGTGAATTGATGAAGAAATCTGTGCAATCATAGTACAACAGTCATGAGTAATTTACTGTCGACCAGTATGTGGCCACTGACCTCAGGCTAATGATCTAATTAGATCTAAAAATCTATAGGTTGGATGAGTTTCTATTGATGGTCTTTGTCCTACCTCCttaattaaacacacacattgcCTCATGCTCTGGACATGAGCATACATATTGTTAAAggctctcttttttaaaaagaagaagaagaaaaaagaaagaacacgCAGACATTGTGTCTCTGTGGGCGGCACTCACATGGAGGCAACTGGTCAGCAAAGTGGAACATGTTAGCATTTCCACCTTCAGATCCACACTGTGAAGCAGCATAGTCTCCACCTATTTAAAAGCCTGCTCAAGTCATTTAACACCACCTCACTACTTCCTCTGCTCCCTCCCTGTGTgtcagcatgtgtgtgtctgctggtGGACAACGCCTCTGGTCATTTTGTCCCCTATTGTAGCACACTTCCTGTGAACTTGCTGAGGAATGTGAGGCTGACCCTTTGACAATTATGGATGTTTTCAAAAAGTCATTACAGGAGATGAACATCTAAAGTGGCCTGCCACAAAAATTCCTCAGTGTCTGTCTGCCTGTAGGCGCTGAAACCCCGAACCAGACGAAACTTATATTTCATGAGTTATTCCTTGTTTGTGAAAAGAAGAGTGGCACTGAAGACTATCCGAGAACACccagtaaaataaaacacaattgtGTTGTTGCTATATACAGTAAACTCATATTTCTCTTGTGGTTTTCGTGGAAACATGAGCACAAATGAGGCAACAGTGAGACTAGTCAAACTACCAGTTGCACAAATGAAACAGTCTGAGTCTAAATTTACTCATCTTAGGCATGTGTTAAAGAGAGTATAAAAATCTCTTTGTGAAAAGGAGAGCAGCAGGAAGGCAAGCCTCTGTGGGGGAGTCCTTAAAGGTACACACCTCTATTTTTGCTGGATAATCTAATTGCTTGATGACCTTTTCTAAaaagagataaataaaataaataagttcaAAGAATTAAACAatgttaaagtaaaataaacactGAAGAAATGATGGAAAAGCAGATCTTATAATGGAACAGTATATAGTAGTGTATTTACTTATTATAGTAACAATTTGATGCTATTTAACAGACAATTCAATCTTCAATTCATTAGTTACCTCCATGTTCTTTATAACataaagtaaagaccctacagaaACTCCAACAATGACACAATCCCTATGAGCAAGAACAATGGGAAGgggaaaaaactcccttttaacaggaaaaagctTCTGACAGaggcaggctcagggagaggcagcCATCTACCATGAcaggttgggggtgaggggagaaagacaggaccaaaataaaactatgatgggacagacagagagagttTAATAATGgctaatgattaaatacagtagtagtgtataaacacacagagtgaAAATTGatcagtgaagaagaaacattcAGTGGATCAAGAAACAGCTCAGCATTACAAATGCATTAGCTTTTCAGCATCACTGATGAatgaaagcagtcctacatgtTTGCTTCATATGCACATATAAAGGGCATATCCTATTTAAAATtaactccaagattcctcagaGTGTTACTcaaggccaaggtaatgccatctaAAGTAGATATCTGTTTAGACACAatgtttttaagatttttagGAACAAGTACAataacttcagttttgtctgaaTTTGGAAGCATGAAATTAAAGGTCATCTAGGTCTTTATGGCTTAAttcattcctgcagtttaactaatttaTTTGTATCATCTGACTTTATGGATAAActtgggtatcatctgcatagaaatgtaaatttaTGCAATGTTTTCTAATAGTGTTGCCTAAGAGAGGCATGTATATTGAAACTGTGAAACTCAATGAGTAACTTTTGCGTGTGAATCTTCATTTACAtaaacaaattggagtctactAAATAGATATGGTTTAAACCAGCAGTCCCCGACCGTTTTTGCGCCATGGACCAGTTTATgtttgacaatattttcacggaccagcctttaaggtgtcgcggataaatacaacaaaataaaaccagtaccggtaccaaaataaagaagatttattcattaCACATGgtaaaagacccagggaaactgagttaacgataaaaacgataaaaaaataaaactaaaaaaataacgataaaaaatgataaaaaccctgaaaaccatacatttcacacccgatcctcaactctcgtggcccagtaccaaacgactcac from Pelmatolapia mariae isolate MD_Pm_ZW linkage group LG18, Pm_UMD_F_2, whole genome shotgun sequence includes the following:
- the LOC134617333 gene encoding angiomotin-like 2a, whose product is MSSTEESSGNVLHRLIQEQLRYGNPTDTRTLLAIQQQALRGGSGSNSGPSSGGDMSSSPQSSLESLTQEDPLYPQLSARQEPQGQEHQGDYHHSESGYQLHGEKLPTYEQAKAQSQYMAWQLHEGKLLHEGVFHEEADLMALKCSHVRSLSEHRMQISLERKDTAAKAEAIKITSHSYPELPYYSPQCYQGLGPNMDKCNPPPEYSAPIQGQGFIPHQVQEPVQPQQHRYVQSGQPAEPPCYDTFNSLPPAGLEEPNQVELLLMENERLRQELEAHREKSGRIQKLEQEIQRISEAYETLREASNKRENLEQTLRRRLVAEVRRLQDFNRDLRENLENARTHVAKEVKAADHNQNIMAKLLEQNEEQNAERERMERELQRLRATAEEQNLRAKRLEDALETARGRGRQLEEELRRKRAYVEKVERLQSALAQLQSTCEKRESLEMKLRTRLEQELRSLRAQQRQSQPPGMTMNSLQERLREREERILALEADVVRWEQKYLEESTMRQFAMEVAATAAAQRDTTIINHSPCHSSNNSFNEDLPVADHRNQEMENRIRALYAQILEKDAVIKILNQRLHQDQGRKDEQSPPENLLNAAGATLRPASSTPSISPTKSNTKTRGKSLSDDQTLPSRQLSPQSEPGTLERQAEGTKTKEAASTTKLNSDKAAPKKLLLNPFRGLDELDSEAVEIFI